Proteins from one Erysipelothrix larvae genomic window:
- a CDS encoding response regulator transcription factor, with the protein MNILIVEDDNEINQLLFELLSPHYTITQAYSGTEALRLIESDSFDCVLLDLMLPGLSGAEVIQQARLLTTSPFIIISALSDVSNRVNLLELGADDYITKPFDNREVLARVQVQLRKRSPKEVLPEVIRVNNVTYHEASRTFFCDDAPLTLTLKEQELLVFMMRAPNRVFTKATLYEQIWEDTYYGDDNTLSVHISRLRKTLADHNAKISIDTIWGLGYKLSI; encoded by the coding sequence ATGAACATCCTAATCGTAGAAGATGATAATGAAATAAACCAATTGCTCTTTGAATTACTTTCACCACACTACACGATAACCCAAGCCTACTCAGGCACTGAAGCACTGCGTCTTATAGAATCTGATTCTTTTGATTGTGTGCTCTTGGACTTAATGCTCCCCGGCCTTTCTGGAGCTGAAGTAATTCAACAGGCACGCCTTTTAACAACATCCCCTTTCATTATCATATCCGCGCTCTCGGATGTCTCAAATCGTGTAAACCTTCTAGAACTTGGAGCAGATGATTATATTACTAAACCTTTTGATAATCGGGAAGTCTTAGCCCGCGTTCAAGTTCAACTACGAAAACGTTCACCCAAAGAAGTCTTACCAGAAGTAATTCGTGTTAATAATGTCACTTATCATGAAGCATCCCGTACATTTTTTTGTGATGATGCGCCTTTGACACTCACGCTCAAAGAACAAGAACTTCTTGTTTTCATGATGCGTGCCCCTAATCGTGTCTTCACAAAAGCAACACTCTACGAACAGATATGGGAGGACACCTATTATGGTGACGATAATACCTTGTCCGTTCATATCTCACGCCTTCGAAAAACACTTGCAGACCATAATGCGAAAATATCAATCGACACAATTTGGGGTTTAGGCTATAAATTATCGATTTAA
- the tnpB gene encoding IS200/IS605 family element RNA-guided endonuclease TnpB, whose product MKRAYRFRIYPNQEQIIFFAKTFGCVRKTYNLMLEERLQMNEDYRNGLPTNDKIPTPAKYKEDYPYLKEVDSLALANAQLNLDRAFKNCYRDPKVGEPKYKSRKMEQSYTTNNQKGTISIKDHKYLKLPKLKSLVRIKMHRHPKGDIKSATISRSTTGIYHVSLLVEETIEHLPKTGSEVGIDLGLIAFAVLSDGTQIPNPRFTNQEAQTLKREQRKLSKRKREAKKRGVPLSEAKNYQKQKLKVARIHEKIANRRNDFLNKVSKELIENHDVLCIETLKVKEMMKTKRVSKSIADVSWSQFVAKLEYKADWYGKKVIKIDSWYPSSQLCSHCGHNDGKKPMEIRQWECSNCNITHDRDLNASINILNEGLRLSHQS is encoded by the coding sequence ATGAAACGTGCCTACAGGTTTAGAATTTATCCAAACCAAGAGCAAATCATCTTTTTCGCAAAAACGTTTGGTTGTGTTCGTAAGACGTATAACCTCATGCTTGAAGAGCGGCTTCAAATGAATGAGGATTATCGAAACGGACTTCCAACAAACGATAAAATTCCAACACCTGCAAAGTATAAGGAAGATTACCCTTATTTGAAGGAAGTAGACAGTCTTGCCTTAGCGAATGCACAATTGAATCTTGACCGAGCATTTAAGAATTGTTATCGAGATCCAAAGGTAGGTGAGCCAAAGTATAAATCAAGAAAAATGGAGCAGTCCTATACCACAAACAATCAAAAAGGAACAATATCCATTAAAGATCATAAATACCTTAAACTGCCAAAACTTAAGAGTCTTGTAAGAATCAAGATGCATCGTCACCCAAAAGGTGATATTAAATCCGCAACGATATCAAGGAGTACAACAGGAATCTATCACGTCTCACTCTTAGTCGAAGAAACAATCGAGCACCTACCTAAGACGGGGTCTGAGGTTGGGATTGATCTTGGATTGATTGCTTTTGCGGTGCTCTCTGATGGAACACAGATTCCAAACCCACGATTCACGAACCAAGAAGCACAAACACTGAAACGAGAACAACGTAAGTTATCAAAACGTAAAAGGGAGGCAAAGAAACGGGGTGTCCCGCTGAGTGAAGCCAAGAATTACCAAAAGCAAAAGTTAAAAGTCGCACGAATCCATGAGAAGATCGCAAATCGACGCAATGATTTCTTAAACAAGGTGAGTAAGGAGCTAATCGAGAACCATGATGTGCTCTGTATAGAAACCTTAAAAGTTAAAGAAATGATGAAGACGAAGCGGGTTTCAAAGAGTATTGCAGATGTGTCGTGGTCACAATTTGTGGCAAAGCTCGAATACAAAGCCGATTGGTATGGGAAAAAAGTAATCAAGATTGATTCCTGGTATCCGTCCAGTCAACTGTGTTCTCACTGTGGACATAATGATGGAAAGAAACCAATGGAGATACGTCAATGGGAATGTTCCAACTGCAACATCACACACGATCGTGATTTGAATGCAAGCATCAATATCCTGAATGAAGGATTAAGACTTTCGCATCAATCCTAA
- the tnpA gene encoding IS200/IS605 family transposase has product MQVLDNNAHSVFLLTYHMVFVTKYRRKVINDSISKRAHEIFVSIAPNYNITCIEWNHDVDHVHILFKAHPNTPLSKFINAYKSASSRLIKKEFPKVKASLWKDAFCSKSFCFISVGGAPLEVLKQYIETQGEKR; this is encoded by the coding sequence ATGCAGGTTTTAGACAATAATGCTCATTCTGTGTTTTTATTGACATATCATATGGTTTTTGTCACAAAATATCGCAGAAAAGTCATCAACGATTCAATTTCGAAACGGGCTCATGAAATCTTTGTTTCCATTGCTCCAAACTACAATATCACCTGTATTGAATGGAATCATGATGTTGACCATGTTCATATTCTATTCAAAGCCCATCCAAATACACCACTTAGCAAGTTTATCAATGCTTACAAAAGTGCAAGCAGTCGCTTGATTAAGAAAGAATTTCCAAAAGTGAAAGCATCCCTTTGGAAAGATGCTTTTTGCTCAAAGAGTTTCTGCTTTATTTCTGTTGGTGGTGCTCCTCTAGAAGTGTTGAAACAGTATATTGAGACACAGGGGGAAAAGCGATGA